One genomic region from Jilunia laotingensis encodes:
- a CDS encoding DNA gyrase/topoisomerase IV subunit A, producing the protein MSEDFEAPKDDLDKELPEGNEGHSDYKPADSHNESVKHQLTGMYQNWFLDYASYVILERAVPHINDGLKPVQRRILHSMRRLDDGRYNKVANIVGHTMQFHPHGDQSIGDALVQLGQKDLLIDCQGNWGNILTGDGAAAPRYIEARLSKFALDVVFNPKTTEWKLSYDGRNKEPVTLPVKFPLLLAQGVEGIAVGLSSKILPHNFNELCDASVQYLQGESFKLYPDFPTGGSIDVSKYNDGERGGSVKIRSKINKIDNKTLAITEIPYGKTTSSVIDSILKAVDKGKIKVRKVDDNTSANVEILIHLAPGTSSDKTIDALYAFTDCEVSISPNCCVIDDRKPHFLTISDVLKKSADNTLHLLRQELQIRKSELLENLHFASLEKIFIEERIYKDIEFEESKDMDAACEYIDDRLTPFYPQFIREVTKEDILKLMEIKMGRILRFNSDKADEFIAKTKGEVTEIDNHLANIVDYTIEWYRMLKEKYGKNFPRRTELRNFDTIEVTKVVEANEKLYINREEGFIGTSLKKDEFVACCSDLDDVIIFYRDGKYIITPVAEKKFIGKNVLYVNVFKKNDKRTIYNVTYRDGLEGTTYIKRFAVTSIVRDREYDVTLGTLESRISYFSANPNGEAEIIKVTLKPNPRVRRIIFERDFSEISIKGRQAQGVILTRLPVHKIALKQRGGSTLGGRKVWFDRDVLRLNYDGRGEYLGEFQSDDTILVVLNTGEFYTTSFDVSNHYESNVSIVEKFDPNKVWTAVLYDADQQNYPYLKRFCFENTSRKQNYLGDNKATRLILLTDEYYPRFEIIFGGHDSFRETMIIDAEEFIAVKGYKAKGKRITTYTIETVNELEPTRFPEPAETKEEEEREEESEILDPDHGKSEGDILDELTGQMKLF; encoded by the coding sequence ATGAGTGAAGATTTTGAAGCACCAAAAGACGATTTGGATAAAGAACTCCCGGAAGGGAACGAAGGACATTCTGACTATAAACCGGCAGACTCACATAACGAAAGCGTAAAACATCAACTCACAGGTATGTACCAGAACTGGTTTCTGGATTATGCTTCGTACGTGATTCTGGAACGTGCCGTACCCCATATAAACGATGGTTTGAAACCTGTACAACGCCGCATCCTTCACTCTATGAGGAGATTGGATGACGGACGTTACAACAAGGTGGCCAACATCGTGGGACATACCATGCAATTCCACCCGCACGGTGACCAATCGATCGGGGATGCATTGGTACAATTGGGGCAGAAAGACTTATTAATTGACTGTCAAGGCAACTGGGGTAATATTCTTACCGGAGATGGTGCAGCCGCCCCACGTTACATCGAAGCACGTCTTTCCAAATTTGCTCTGGATGTTGTCTTCAATCCGAAAACGACGGAATGGAAACTCTCTTACGACGGGCGAAACAAAGAGCCGGTCACCTTGCCAGTAAAATTCCCTCTATTGCTTGCACAAGGAGTGGAAGGTATCGCCGTAGGACTTTCTTCCAAAATACTGCCGCATAACTTCAATGAATTGTGTGATGCTTCCGTACAATATCTTCAAGGAGAATCTTTCAAACTTTATCCGGACTTTCCTACCGGAGGATCCATCGATGTATCCAAATATAATGACGGAGAACGTGGCGGATCGGTAAAGATACGATCTAAAATCAATAAGATAGATAACAAGACTCTGGCTATCACCGAAATACCTTATGGCAAAACAACCTCATCGGTAATCGATTCGATATTAAAAGCAGTTGACAAAGGAAAGATCAAGGTACGCAAAGTAGATGATAACACCTCTGCCAATGTTGAGATTCTAATCCATCTGGCGCCAGGAACTTCATCGGACAAAACGATCGATGCGCTCTATGCTTTCACAGATTGCGAAGTGAGCATATCTCCCAATTGTTGCGTGATTGACGACCGCAAACCACATTTCTTAACCATCAGCGATGTGTTAAAGAAATCAGCAGACAACACCTTGCATTTATTACGTCAGGAACTTCAGATACGTAAAAGCGAATTGCTGGAAAACCTGCATTTCGCTTCACTCGAAAAGATATTTATTGAAGAACGCATCTATAAGGATATCGAATTTGAAGAGTCCAAAGATATGGATGCAGCCTGCGAATATATTGACGACCGCCTGACACCTTTCTATCCACAATTTATAAGAGAAGTGACCAAAGAGGATATCCTTAAACTGATGGAAATCAAAATGGGACGTATCCTTCGATTCAACTCAGATAAAGCAGATGAATTTATAGCTAAAACCAAAGGTGAAGTAACCGAAATAGATAATCATCTGGCTAATATTGTGGATTATACCATCGAATGGTACCGGATGCTGAAAGAAAAATACGGAAAGAACTTCCCGAGACGCACCGAGTTACGTAATTTCGACACCATCGAAGTAACTAAAGTTGTAGAAGCCAACGAAAAGCTTTACATCAACCGGGAGGAAGGATTCATCGGGACTTCCTTAAAGAAAGACGAGTTTGTAGCTTGTTGCTCGGATTTGGACGATGTAATCATCTTCTATCGAGATGGGAAATACATAATCACTCCTGTTGCCGAGAAAAAGTTTATCGGCAAAAACGTATTGTATGTCAACGTTTTCAAGAAGAATGATAAACGAACGATTTATAATGTAACTTATCGGGACGGATTAGAGGGTACGACCTATATTAAACGTTTTGCAGTTACTTCCATTGTCCGCGATCGCGAATATGATGTAACACTGGGTACACTCGAATCCAGAATCAGCTATTTTAGTGCCAATCCGAACGGTGAAGCTGAAATCATCAAAGTAACGCTGAAACCTAATCCACGTGTAAGACGCATCATCTTTGAACGCGATTTCAGTGAAATCAGCATCAAAGGACGGCAGGCACAAGGAGTGATCCTCACCCGGCTGCCTGTACACAAAATCGCCCTTAAGCAGAGAGGCGGATCTACATTGGGAGGACGAAAGGTCTGGTTTGACAGGGATGTATTACGACTCAATTATGACGGTCGTGGTGAATATTTGGGAGAGTTCCAAAGCGACGACACTATTCTGGTTGTACTTAATACGGGCGAATTCTACACCACAAGCTTCGATGTGAGCAACCATTATGAAAGCAATGTAAGCATCGTCGAGAAGTTCGATCCGAATAAGGTATGGACAGCTGTGCTGTACGATGCAGACCAGCAAAATTACCCTTACTTGAAACGTTTCTGTTTTGAAAACACGTCTCGCAAACAGAATTACCTAGGGGACAATAAAGCAACCCGGCTGATCCTGCTTACAGACGAATATTATCCTAGGTTTGAAATTATCTTCGGTGGTCATGACAGTTTCCGTGAAACAATGATAATAGATGCTGAAGAGTTTATTGCCGTCAAAGGTTATAAAGCCAAGGGGAAACGCATCACAACGTATACTATAGAGACGGTCAACGAACTGGAGCCGACCCGCTTCCCGGAACCTGCCGAAACTAAAGAGGAAGAAGAAAGGGAAGAAGAGTCAGAAATTCTTGATCCGGATCATGGAAAAAGTGAAGGAGATATTTTAGACGAACTCACCGGACAGATGAAGTTATTCTAA
- a CDS encoding DUF3316 domain-containing protein — translation MKRRVVLKIGWFAYCLMYICNQVTAQSDSLQANRYITRTTMYGIGYTNLFDTYLSPQEYKGIDFRISHESMRMTKFFDGNVSVQNLFQANIGYTHNRADNNNTFAGLVNWNYGLHYQFRITENFKLLAGALADINGGFVYNLRNTNNPASARAFINLDASGMAIWHTKINKYPLTLRYQVNLPVLGIMFSPHYGQSYYEIFTLGNSSGVVRFTSLHNQPSVRQWLSIDFPIRYTKMRISYVADLQQSDVNGIKTHTYSHVFMVGFVKDLYRIFNKQGTPLPAAIRAY, via the coding sequence ATGAAAAGAAGAGTAGTACTAAAAATAGGATGGTTCGCATATTGTCTGATGTACATCTGCAACCAAGTAACAGCCCAATCGGATTCGCTGCAAGCTAACCGTTACATAACTCGGACCACGATGTATGGAATCGGATATACGAATTTGTTCGATACCTATTTATCTCCACAGGAATACAAAGGTATCGATTTTCGGATTTCCCATGAGAGCATGCGAATGACAAAGTTCTTTGACGGTAACGTGTCTGTACAAAATCTTTTCCAGGCAAACATCGGATACACACATAATAGAGCCGACAACAACAATACTTTCGCAGGATTGGTAAATTGGAATTATGGTTTACATTATCAGTTTCGCATCACGGAAAACTTTAAGTTACTTGCCGGAGCCTTGGCAGATATAAACGGTGGCTTTGTATACAACCTCCGCAATACGAATAATCCTGCTTCTGCCCGGGCATTTATCAATCTGGATGCTTCGGGCATGGCTATCTGGCATACGAAAATCAATAAATACCCGCTAACTTTACGTTATCAGGTCAATCTACCAGTACTGGGCATCATGTTTTCTCCGCACTATGGGCAGTCCTATTACGAAATATTCACTTTGGGAAATTCAAGCGGAGTTGTCCGCTTTACATCACTCCACAATCAGCCTTCGGTAAGACAATGGTTATCCATCGATTTCCCAATCCGTTATACAAAGATGCGAATAAGTTATGTAGCAGATTTGCAACAGTCTGATGTGAATGGAATTAAGACACATACCTATTCTCACGTATTTATGGTAGGATTCGTTAAAGACCTTTACAGAATTTTCAATAAGCAGGGAACGCCACTACCAGCGGCAATCAGAGCATACTGA
- a CDS encoding FKBP-type peptidyl-prolyl cis-trans isomerase: MNKKIYLLPILLFVLALTSCEETKEVSKYDNWQSRNDAFIDSLRSVYDQGTVDKDGRKLERFALLTAPDNYIYYKVLDPVTGTPTENNPYEYIEGYEKSDIRPLYTDTVNVYYRGTLINGEYFDGFKGPNPTVFDRPIRVGVSGLLGGSTGVVVGWTEVLQRMTVGARWKVFIPWEYAYGSSSQTGSGDGVDIPAYSALIFDMQLYNIDNASSNSLEVEEE; the protein is encoded by the coding sequence ATGAATAAAAAAATCTATTTATTACCCATCTTATTGTTCGTGTTAGCACTGACTTCTTGTGAAGAAACGAAGGAAGTGAGTAAGTACGATAACTGGCAGTCGCGAAATGATGCGTTTATAGACTCTTTGAGAAGTGTATATGATCAAGGGACAGTAGACAAAGATGGACGAAAACTGGAACGCTTTGCTCTTCTTACCGCTCCTGATAATTATATTTATTATAAGGTTTTGGATCCGGTAACAGGGACTCCCACTGAAAATAATCCTTATGAATATATCGAAGGATATGAGAAGTCTGATATTCGTCCATTGTATACGGATACTGTGAATGTATATTACAGAGGAACGCTCATTAATGGTGAATACTTTGATGGTTTCAAAGGACCTAATCCTACGGTTTTTGATCGCCCGATCCGTGTTGGGGTTAGTGGACTTCTTGGAGGATCGACAGGAGTTGTGGTCGGTTGGACTGAAGTATTGCAACGGATGACAGTGGGGGCCCGATGGAAAGTATTTATTCCTTGGGAATATGCTTATGGTTCCAGTAGTCAGACCGGATCTGGTGATGGCGTGGATATTCCTGCTTATTCTGCATTGATTTTCGATATGCAATTGTATAATATAGATAACGCGAGTTCAAATAGCTTGGAAGTGGAAGAAGAATAG
- a CDS encoding glycine--tRNA ligase, which yields MAQEDVFKKLVSHCKEYGFVFPSSDIYDGLGAVYDYGQMGVELKNNIKKYWWDSMVLLHENIVGIDSAIFMHPTIWKASGHVDAFNDPLIDNKDSKKRYRADVLIEDQLAKYDDKINKEVAKAAKRFGDAFDEAQFRSTNGRVLEHKAKRDALHERFAKALNDNNLEELRQIIVDEEIVCPISGTKNWTEVRQFNLMFSTEMGSTADGSMKIYLRPETAQGIFVNYLNVQKTGRMKVPFGIAQIGKAFRNEIVARQFIFRMREFEQMEMQFFVKPGTELEWFKLWKETRLKWHKALGFGDDHYRYHDHDKLAHYANAATDIEFLMPFGFKEVEGIHSRTNFDLSQHEKFSGKSIKYFDPELNESYTPYVIETSIGVDRMFLSIMSAAYCEEQLENGESRVILKLPAALAPVKLAVMPLVKKDGLPEKAREIIDDLKFHFHCQYDEKDSIGKRYRRQDAIGTPYCVTVDHQTLEDNCVTLRNRDTMQQERVAISELNNIIADRVSITSLLKTLQ from the coding sequence ATGGCACAAGAAGACGTTTTTAAGAAACTCGTATCGCATTGCAAAGAATATGGTTTTGTGTTTCCTTCAAGTGATATCTATGACGGATTAGGAGCTGTATACGATTACGGGCAGATGGGTGTTGAACTCAAAAATAATATTAAGAAATACTGGTGGGACAGCATGGTGTTGCTGCACGAGAATATTGTCGGTATCGATTCTGCTATCTTTATGCATCCTACTATTTGGAAGGCTTCTGGTCATGTCGATGCTTTCAACGACCCGTTGATTGACAATAAAGATTCTAAAAAACGCTACCGTGCAGATGTGTTGATCGAAGATCAGCTTGCTAAATACGACGATAAAATAAATAAAGAAGTAGCCAAGGCTGCCAAGCGGTTCGGTGATGCTTTTGATGAGGCGCAATTCCGTAGTACTAACGGTCGTGTTTTGGAGCATAAGGCTAAAAGAGATGCCCTTCACGAACGTTTTGCAAAAGCTTTGAATGACAATAATCTTGAGGAACTTCGCCAGATAATTGTTGATGAAGAAATCGTGTGTCCTATTTCCGGCACCAAGAATTGGACGGAAGTACGTCAGTTCAACTTGATGTTCTCTACTGAAATGGGTTCTACTGCCGATGGCTCTATGAAGATTTACCTTCGTCCGGAGACGGCTCAGGGTATCTTTGTAAACTATCTTAATGTTCAGAAAACTGGTCGTATGAAAGTTCCTTTCGGAATTGCACAGATCGGTAAAGCTTTCCGTAATGAGATTGTTGCTCGTCAGTTCATCTTCCGTATGCGTGAGTTTGAACAGATGGAAATGCAGTTCTTCGTTAAACCGGGCACTGAACTCGAATGGTTCAAGCTGTGGAAAGAAACCCGTTTGAAATGGCACAAAGCGCTTGGTTTTGGAGATGACCATTACCGTTATCACGATCATGATAAATTGGCTCATTATGCCAATGCTGCTACCGATATTGAATTCTTGATGCCATTTGGTTTTAAAGAAGTGGAAGGAATTCATTCGCGTACAAACTTCGACCTTAGCCAACATGAGAAATTCTCAGGCAAAAGTATCAAGTACTTCGATCCGGAATTGAACGAATCCTATACTCCGTATGTTATTGAAACCTCTATTGGCGTAGACCGTATGTTTCTTAGCATCATGAGTGCAGCATATTGTGAAGAGCAGTTGGAGAATGGCGAAAGCCGGGTTATTCTGAAACTACCGGCAGCACTTGCTCCTGTGAAATTGGCTGTAATGCCATTGGTTAAGAAAGATGGACTACCCGAAAAGGCTCGTGAGATAATTGATGATCTTAAATTCCACTTCCATTGCCAGTATGATGAAAAAGACAGCATCGGCAAGCGTTATCGCCGTCAGGATGCTATTGGTACTCCTTATTGTGTGACTGTCGATCACCAGACGCTGGAAGATAATTGTGTGACATTGCGTAACCGCGATACCATGCAGCAGGAGCGTGTGGCTATCTCTGAACTGAATAATATTATTGCTGACAGAGTAAGTATAACTTCGCTTTTGAAAACTTTACAATAA